ATGCCCATAGGGCTTGGTATGCGTTTGGCCTTGGATATGAAAGCTATGAACAATTTTGCTAATCTATCTGATCAAAAAAAGAGGGAACTGATAAACTATATAGAAGGAGCCCAGACAGGGGAAGACGCAAAAAATCGGGTTACCGAAGTTGTAAGTAATCTTCATAAGGGAAGTTTCTTTTAGAGAAAAAAGAAGGACAAGTAACTAATATTTACTGTCCTTCTTTTTTTATGAGTATATGAGCAAAATTATGCAGTTGTTGATATTTTTATCTGGAATTACCCATAAAGAAAAGAGCAATGGTTCCCGGTCCTGAATGGGATCCGATTGTGGGGGATACATAATTAATTAAGAAGTTTTCTATACCTAAGCGCTGCTTAATCATTGAAGCAAGATAATTGGCATCTTCTAAGCAGTCACCATGGCTTATAAAGACAATATCATTTTCATTTTCAAAGCCTTCAATTCTTTTTTCCATCAGATCTACTAAGGAAATGAGGGCTTTTTTTCTTCCCCTTACATTATTTAAAGGTACAAGGCGGCCTTCATTATTTACATGAAGAATAGGTTTGACATTAATTAAGCTTCCTATAATTGCAGTAGTCTTTGATATCCTGCCTCCCCGGCGAAGATGGTGAAGATCATCGACTGTGAAGATATGACATAGATTTAGCTTGTTATCTTCAAGCCAGCTAACAATCTCATCCATAGACTTGCCGGCTTTCTTCATCATAACAGCCTTATGAACCAGAAGACCTTCTCCTAAGGAGGCACATAGGGAGTCAATTACTTTAATTTTTATACCCGGTCTTTCCTCCATAAGATCCCTGGCAACAGTTTCAGCTACGGAGCAGCTGCCGCTTAATGGGGAAGAGAAGGCGATATGTAATATATCGTACCCTTCATTGGCTAAATTTAAAAAAATATTCCTGGCAGTATCGGGGTTTACGGCCATTGTTGTGGGCATATTTCCACTGCGCATTTTATCATAAAATTCTTTTATATCAAGATTAATTTTATCACCATAAACAGTATTATCAAAACTATAATATAGTGGAAGCACTTTTATATTATGTTCTTCTATATATTCAATTGGTAGATCACAAGTAGTGTCTGTAGTGATAATAAATTCTTTCATTTTATTCACCATATCCTTCCATTAAAAATTATGTCTGATAAAAACACATTAATATTATCCCAAATATTCACATGTCTTTGTTAAGTGGTTTTAATTACGATATGATACATTATAACATACTATACCATATATATACAATATTATTTCATAAAAAAGCTATTTGTATATATTATAGCCATTTTATTTTAAGCCTGGCTTATCTTGACAAAAGCCTGTTTTTCTTGTTATTATATCTATATATAATTTGTATTAAATTTTGGCATTATATTCAACACATTGTAGGTCTGAGTTTGTGTCAGGCCTACTTTTTAGTATAGATAATGGAAAGGTTGAAGGAAAAATGTTAAAGAATATTATGTGCTTTGGGGATTCCAATACCCACGGTTTTATAGCAGCTAGTGGAGAAAGATATGATGAAAATACTAGGTGGACAAGATTGCTTCAAAGACACTTAGGCATAGAATATTATGTAATAGAAGAGGGGCTTAACGGACGTACAACCGTCTATGATGATACAGAAATAAAAAATACAAATGGAAAGTTATATCTAGAAGTATGTATTGCAACCCATAAGCCTTTGGATTTGGTAATTATTATGCTGGGTACTAATGATACAAAGGAAAGGTTTAATGCCTCACCTAAGGATATTGCTAATGGTATGGAACAATTAATTAAGATAC
This genomic interval from Herbinix luporum contains the following:
- a CDS encoding SGNH/GDSL hydrolase family protein; its protein translation is MSGLLFSIDNGKVEGKMLKNIMCFGDSNTHGFIAASGERYDENTRWTRLLQRHLGIEYYVIEEGLNGRTTVYDDTEIKNTNGKLYLEVCIATHKPLDLVIIMLGTNDTKERFNASPKDIANGMEQLIKILRDPNIYNNEILIISPIHISDKILDSPYCESFGGLAGAEKSRKLAAEYKELAKKYNCHFMDAANYAKADDKDAIHLDKEGHRALAQAVYQKIKEIEKSL
- a CDS encoding YdeI/OmpD-associated family protein, whose product is MTLIDGKSDMPIGLGMRLALDMKAMNNFANLSDQKKRELINYIEGAQTGEDAKNRVTEVVSNLHKGSFF
- a CDS encoding DegV family protein encodes the protein MKEFIITTDTTCDLPIEYIEEHNIKVLPLYYSFDNTVYGDKINLDIKEFYDKMRSGNMPTTMAVNPDTARNIFLNLANEGYDILHIAFSSPLSGSCSVAETVARDLMEERPGIKIKVIDSLCASLGEGLLVHKAVMMKKAGKSMDEIVSWLEDNKLNLCHIFTVDDLHHLRRGGRISKTTAIIGSLINVKPILHVNNEGRLVPLNNVRGRKKALISLVDLMEKRIEGFENENDIVFISHGDCLEDANYLASMIKQRLGIENFLINYVSPTIGSHSGPGTIALFFMGNSR